TTTAGGCTAAATttgacttttaaaaagcctACAGTGTGATTATGTATTATTCTAAAAAAttgccacaaaaaaaatgaattaaacgcGTTTATGCACCGCGGCCACATCTGGGCCCGTGAGGTCGCACCTCGCGTCGCAGCCGGACCCTCGGAGGAACCCGGCTTTATTTCTGGCGACGGCGACACTAGCGCCCACGTGGTCCGCACAACTTCCAAGGTCACCTGCGCCCCGTCCCCCCGAAATAAAAAAGGCGCCTCCATCCTCCACGTGGATAAACCCCCGCGTCTTTCTGTCTGCTGTTAAATAGGATCGAAATACGGGGGGAAAAGTTGAGGCTCCGGCTGCGGCACCTTGCGGCGCGAACCGGGTCGCGGTGCCGCCCGGTACGCGCCCGGGGGTCTTCTCATCAGACCCGGCCCTGCGAggaaataataatttagaaaagagagaataaaccgccgcccccctccccaaaaatCGCCCCTGCGCCGCGGTCCTTCCTTTGTTTGCGCTCGACTACAAGTTTCCTCTTCGTGCGCGGCCGAAAAATACGATCACtgatcaccaaaaaaaaaaaaaaagaagagggcaTTCGTTTTAAgggaaaggaaggaaaaagaaacatgGCATCGTGGGGTGGGGGGATCTAGAGCAGatgggcattttttttctcttcctctccgaGCCCAAAACTCGATTTCGGCGTCTTTTTGCGCGCTCCCGAGAGCGGCACCGGCAGCCCGGTTTTGGCCAGATGTTGGCCCGTATTTATCCGCCGCTGGACGTTCGTCTCGTTCGCGATTCAACTTCCAAACCCGAAATTATTTGGACAGCGAAGAGTTCCCCGCTCCCTCGGCCCGTGTCGTACATTCGGACCTCCCGGGTTTTTATTTTGGCTACAGGCGGGACGCGGGACTGTTAGCCTGCTGATGGGGGGGGATTATTGTAATATTTCGGCCGGCGAGGGAGTCCCGCTTCGGGCGGGCGGGGGGGCGAGTCAAGTCGCGTTTGGCCAATTGGCGGCCGAAAACCTCTCCAAAAcggcgtggaaaaaaaaagaagaagaagaagaagaaggaggaggaggaggaggaggcggcgagGAGTGCACCTGAGACGTCGGCGCGTCTTTTCCCTGCGTGGATGGAGGACCGCGGGAAATAAACACCGCCTCGCAATAAAGCGCCCGTCCGCGGCGCGaagtttttctcttttattatcGTTTATCCGTATTACCGTAGATGACGAAGACACGCGACCGCGTTGCCGCCTTGTCGCCGATCGCGGGTGATAAAagttgatttttattattattattattattttacttccTCCCGCCCCGTGTCGTGGGGTGTAGGAGACCTTTCGGTTCTTATAAATAAACAGCCCTTGAAATAGGCGGTAGTagccccctctcctctcctctccacccctCGCCTCGCTTTTCTTGTTTCTTACCTGCTGCCCTTAAACTCGCTCTCCGACCGCGACAGCGCTCCGCAGCTTCCCCGGCGCCTTTCTTTCCTGCCAGACGAGGCTTCgggtttctttttcttcttcttcttttttttagtattcTCCCCTACTTTGTTTCATTTCTCACTTCCATCTTCTCTCATCTCATCAATAAACACACGCTGCAGCCTACCTTCGCGGAGGGACCCCAACCAGTCCGAGGGCGCCCTCCCATTTTGGATGATTCGTCGAAGATTTTGGGCGGCCACGCCCTTCCACCGGCGATTGGAACAGACGGGACCGTCTCGGGCGCGCGTAGGCCGGGGCGTAAATCGTTCAACGTCACTTTACCCCAATCGCGGCGCCGCACGCCGCGGCCGCGGAGCGCCTCGCCGCGCCGAGACCGACTCCATTGTGGCTCCGCGCCGGCCGCCCGAAACGACGTGGGCTCCCCCGCGGGTTCTCGGCGCGCGCGTGTCACGCGTGAAATTCGCGCGCGTCGCGGGGTGCCCGTTTGAAGCGCGTGCGTGTCGCCgcgtgccccccccccaacccccccacccttaatgggcaaaaaaaaaaaacgataaacaGAGCGCTCCGAGGCGGTTATCGTTCACATTCACACATCCGTTTATTGGAAACAAGgaaacaaaacccaaaaaaaaagcgTCCGCGTCCCGTCCTCGAACCGGAGGGCCAGTCGGCGGGGAATTGCGCGCGTCTGTCACCGCGCCGTCACTCCGCATTGGTCCAGCGCGACGTCAGTAAACTCGGCCGCGCGGCCGCCGGCTCCTCATTGGACGCGGCCGCTGTCCGTCACGGCCCTCGTTTCGTCCCCCCCCCAAGTGCCAACAAGCTAGATTGCCTGCCGTGCCTTTTACTTTCTACGCATTTctattttctcatttatttattttttaacgtCCCGAGCTGACCTCGAGCCAGCGGggcggaggggagggggcgtTCCCGACGGCCCGgccggccaatcagagcggGGGAGAGTGACACCGACCTTTTTGGCGCACCAATGCCGTCGCGGGTTCGTCGCGAGTGGCACGAAATAAAGCAATGGTGGCTCGCGAGACCCCAGCCGCCCCCCCCCACGGCAGCAACCCCCCCGTCTAGACAGTGACAGGTGTGTGTAGCCGATGTGCCGCTCGCCTGTAGTCTAGACAGGAATAATCAGTCTTAACACTCGAGCTACACGTTTTTTATTTCATCGTGCGTTGCAACGGTTCGTACTTTCGttcaacagaaagaaaaaaacattttttataaaaaaatacccCAAAAAATACGAGTgcgttttttttaagaaacgtgctgcattttaatgttcCACTGCGAAATATCAACAACGTCACAAAATATCCTACGTTGTAAATACGATGTCACACGACGACGAATATCATCGTGCGGTTTCTGTTTGCATCACAtcgacgaaaaaaaaaaaacaaaagaaacactcAAATCTCATGACCTTGACACGAAATAGCAGGCGGCTCCGCGTGTGTCACGTCGAACAATCGCTCTTTATGATAAAATTATATACAGTTGAACGGGGTTTCCGGTTACCGTCTCACGCGTCTCCGGCTCGCGGGCGCCACCTGCCGGACGTCGCCGGCCGCGGCGGCGCCACTTTCCCCCCGGGTTCACGGAAGGACATGGCTGTCCTACATACAGGCGGAGGCACACGCTGTGACGAAACGAAAGGACACCCAGTTACGGCCGCAGCCATTTGCGGATTGCTTTTCACTTCATTAGCCCGCACACAACAACATAATAGCCGCCGACCGCGGAGACCGACGCTCCCAAAACTTGACAAAAGGAAAGTAGGTTTCTAGGCTGCTCCGCGGCCGGGACAGCAGCCCACAATGGAGTCACTGTGCTGCTCGTGTGTATCTGCCAGTAACGAGCGCGTATTCAACCCCCCCCTTCCCGTTTCCCAAATCCAGACCCGGCGCACAGGTGAACGTGTACGGGTACGGCGACCCGAAACCGGCGCTGACGTCATCAACACGCCGGTTACCGTCGCCCGGGGCAACCCCGTGACCTGAAGGTAACCTTTGCGGTCGGCTCCGGTTCGAAGCGTCTGAAAATGTGGTTGATtgctttggtaaaaaaaaattataaataaattgtaaGTGCGCGGTGACGATAAATGATGCTAATAAGCTAATAGCCAGAGATGTACGCGTGTAATCCTCCATCGCACATGACTGAGGTGTTGGCGATCTTTGGACGAGAGGAGAACATTTTTCAGGCCCAGAGCAGGATGTACACGCGGTGGGGATGATGATCGATTAAAACTGTGCTCCAGCCAGACCTTAAAACACTATCAATACATTGTAGAAGTGCTGTTTTTCAGAAGAACGTTTCAATTTCCAGCTGATCACAGAAAGCACTAATTGCAGGTAGTAATCGAATCTGTGATAAAACAGGGATTCTCTGCTGGTTCGGGGTTCCTCCACACTGTTTTGTTCAGCTGGAAGATGTCAGACCAGGCGAAGACAGGAAAAATACTCATAACTGAGACCGCCGACCCGGGCACACGTCAGCCCCGAACTTGCGAAGACCCGTACGATCGTTCTGTGAGATACATGGAGAGGCACAACATCATGCAGATTTTCCAGGCAAGTGGAAAACCACATTATGAATCTAGATGCAAGGAAGATTCACTCTCTGAATAGCCAATGATATGTTTATGCTTGGTGGTTTCATGCAACAggaaattactgaaaaattgGTGCTTGAGCGACCTGATGATCCTCTTAACTTCATTCTTGAACAGGTCAGTAGGTCACATTTTTGAGATGCTGAATGAGGCCTTCAGTCTTACTAGACGTTTAATTACGTTTATTAATTTAGGTCCAGCGGAAGATCAAAACCCACGAGGAACCGAGtaaaacaacagaaacaaaatgaatcACACTTTACTGATGTGTATCATATAGAAGCAAATATTATGTACTTGTCATAAGTAGGTTCCGTTTATTCAAATGTGTTCAATTTCTTAAATAAATACTTTCAAATGTAATTACTatttaataaatagataaatgggaaaaaatggttTGCGGAATTGTGGAATTGTcctgattttgtgcaaaaggcATATTGATTTGTATAAATGTTACTGCTTTGGTATTGCCATCACATCATATTATTCGCATCATCTCACAATAAACCTGTATCTTATCTATTCTGTCTCTTATCACCATGTATTTTTGAGCAGACCATTAAAATTCCACAAAATACTGTGGAAGGCCAAATGAATGAACTATACCCTTTCCATTCCATCTGGTGAATACAAAATGACATTAATcaaacaaatgtattttcagAGCTTCTTTAATACAAAATTTTTAATCGGGCTTTTAATTTTCCATGTTTACATAAGGAATGCACCTTCAATCCAGTTTTATATAAACTAGCAGATAATAGAAAAGTGTGATGTTTATTACAAGACTTACaaagttcaattttttttccttcaaaacATCAAGAACTTTACTTCATGCTGTGCATGCTTAAATTTCACACCTTCACTTCATGCTCGGcaccttttacatttttctttcctgaaGCCCCAGTGTTCACACTCATACTTCTCATCATCATCTTACAAAAAGATCCCAAAAGCAATGATAATTAGCTGTACACAGAGAGCTCTGTATGTTttgttattataaaatatgCCTAGATACTCATCTTGATGGTTTGTTGAGACGGTTGAGGCCCAAAATGACCGTATCTCTGTTAATGAGAAAATATAGTAATCATATCAGAGTTGTTTCTGTACAACAAAGAAAGTTATTTATACAAAAGAAAATTGGCTATACggtataaataaatagataaaaggcAGAACTGAGCGTGAAAAGATAAcagcatgttgtttttttttttacctttcacaATGCACTACTTGGTCGAACGCAACCTGTTCTGTCTGTATTACATACCGATAATTTACGAGGCGTCCTTACGGCCACGTTTGAAGTATCGGTTAAATCTTCGACACATGAAAGACAATAAAAACGAAATCCTAtgcaaaatatttacattttgtcaaagCAAACGGTCAGCACTCACATTTTATGGCTCTCTTGGTTTACGCGTGTTTCTGCAGCGCGCTTCCTAGTGCTGTGTTTTCCCTTCGAAACTGTGTATTGGACAGCTTTATTTAATAACGATTGAGGCACTTCCTACCTATGTCACCTAAGCCTTTATTAACGCTTCAGAGTTTTAAATGACGATGAATGCATTTAACGCAGTTTCTCAAAGACAGCAATAAATGCCACCGTCTGAAATTCTATCCTTCCCACATATTGATTTCAGACTGTTTTTCGCAATGACATGCGTTGGTCAGCTCAGCAAAGCTTTATAAAGTCGTTATATATGTTCTAACATTTTCACACTGcattaaaataactttaaatgttTTGGTTATGCTATATATGCAATTTTGATAATATAGTGAACAAGTACATACattgtgcaaaaagaaaaaaacattttagcacCAATAATGTCACTCAATCTGCCGGTTGCTCCGGTTATCAAATATCATAGACCTTCTCTGAGGCTGGTAGAAACAGCTGGTGGAGGTCTCGAGCCTCTGACCACTTTTTGGCAACGTCATTTTATTTCGGAGAGTCACCCCCTCAGGGGTCTTAATGTTGTCCACCAGTCCCTTGGTGAAGACCTCCAGTGCTGAAGTCTCCGTGGGACTTTTGATGGGTGAAAGCAGGAGTCTGCCATCGTCCCCCGCTGATGCATAATCCATGCTGGGAAAAGGTGGGCTGAAAATGATGAGACTCTGAGGCCGAGGTCGATTTCTGAAGGAGGACCTCTGAAGCAGCGAGGGCCTCTCGGGCCGAGGACCTTCCACAGACGTCTCTCCGTTTGAGGAGCGCTTCCTCCTCAGCACTGGAAGCTCTGATGCAATGGGTAATGCTTTACAGGTCTCTAAAGATTTGTCTGAAGATGAACCCGACCGGATCATTCGGGAGGCTGGTTCCCTGTTTTCCAGTTCATCTTTGGAATCCTTGGCTGGTTGGGAAAGAGGTAAGGGTCCTGGCTTCTCCTTCTCAGGGCCCTTTTTCTGTTCCCTGCCCTGCTCCTGGACGGGATGAGGTATCTGACTGTATTGAATCTTGGGAGGTATTACAGGCACTGCTTTGGCCTGACACGTCTTGATCATGAACGCCGTCCTGACGGAGGACACGCTGACAGGGGCAGAGTTGCGACGCACGGGTGCTTGGCGGTCGCCGAGGAACATCTCCAGCTCCAGAGACAAGCCACTCAGATTGGAGCCTGAAGGCGTGGCTGAGCCTCTGTGCAAAGAGGAGGGTTCTTGAGTGTCCAGGTTCTGCTGGTTGGAGATGTCCCTAATGCATCTCTGGCCTAGGTCCAGGTTAAGTGAATATGGCCGGTGTCTGGATCCAATCTTTTCCTCGCGTCGTTCATTATGATGTGGCTCATGGGATGCCTGCCGGTGGAACCTTTGCAGTGCAGCagtattttttgtcttttgattgCAGCTGTTTCTCCTCGGCAATTTGGTGGCTTCATCTTGAACTGAAGAGGCCGTGCTGCACGGAGGCTGTAGAACTTCCAATTTGGTTTCAGATTTGTGACCACTGCTTTGGCAAATGCATCCAGCAAATGGCTGTGTGGGTTTGGGGCCAGGAGACATACCAGTCCCAGGCGTGATGCTGTCGGGTGATGGCGAGGTGGCAGACGGCACGTTTGGGACAGACTCACTGACTGCATTTACTGAATTTGATGCATCCTTCTGGAAGAGGTCTTCTATTTTGGGTGAGTGAAGAGGGCTGGTGACCCACTGTTTTGTGCTGCTGAAGTCTTCCCAAGGTTCCACCTGATCCAGCCCACCTAAATGTCCACCCCCGCTGTCCTCCTCATCTTGATGAGGTAGCTCCAAAGTTAGTCGCCTCTCTTCCATACACTTTGAAACCCTTTTAACATTTTCTATGAGTTTAGTGTCCGGATTTCTTTTTCCAACGTCGCCCCCACCCTCTTTTTCTTGCTCGCTCGGGCGCTTGTCCTTTTCATCCGTTCTCCTGCTGGCATCTCCAAGACCATTTGCGTGGGTTGTAACATCACTTACTGCATTCCCTGGCTGTTCTGTTCTTGTTTGTTGGTCCACCAGGATCTCACGTGGCTCGGAACAAGGTGCAAGCACAGGCCAAGGGTCAATGTCTTGGAGTATGTCTGTTTCCTTCATGTGGATTAAGGGAGAGAGCTGAATGCTCGAAGCCAGTACCTTCCGGTTCTCATCCTTGTTCTTGCCATCATTGGTGACATCTGAGTATTCGCCAAAAATCCAGCCACGCTCGAAGGAGAGTTGTCTTTCTGGTACAGGATTGGTCGAGATGAGTGGCTTCACAGGAAGCGCAGACAGGCTTTTGGGTAACAGGGCATGTGACGGAAGGCTACTTCGCCTTTTGGCCCGGGCACCAGGCTGTAGACGAATGTCACTCCCAGGAAGCTTCTTCAAGACATTATCAGGCTTTAGGAGATCTTCTAAAATGTTATCAGGCTCAGTGATTTTGAGCTCATCATTCATCAGCCCCACTGAGTCCAAGTCCTTAGGATACGGAACAGAAAATTAGTTGCTATGACAACCAATTGCTATAGTGAAGCAAAAGTTCCTGACACTCTCTTTTCAACAATCTAACTGGCTACGTAAAACAAGTATTACTAACAGCAGGTGTTTGACTTGCACAGTGTCTCTCGACAAAACCACAATCATTCTGCAAGACACGACTGAAgatatcagggtggtagtagcctagtgggtaacacactcacctatgaaccagaagacccaggttcaaaccccatttactaccattgtgtgagcaagtcacttaaccctaagtgtctccagggggggactgtccctgtaaccactgattgtaagtcagtctggataagggagtctgataaatgctgtaaatatcacAAGTCCACTGCAGCTGTGCAGCTGTGCACTGCAAGTCGTAGCGCTCACCAGGTGGGCTGTGGTTTGAGATTCCGGGTTCTGTGCTGGCTGGTTTTCCAGTTGTTTCCCAGGGGATGGTGGTCTTTCTTTCCCGCTCTCCATTGTTTGGAGCAGATGCGGCAGCTGAAGGTCAGTGCCGTCAGTGCAAACTGTTCTAGCTTTTTCACCTGTGACAGAAATATTTTCTCATTGTCAGTTTATTGGGACGTATGTGGGACGTATTCccaatcacacaaaaaaaagtacgGGAAGGATAAAGAAACGTGTATATCTTACTTTCTGATGTCTTTTCCTCTCGCACCTCTTCTTTCTCCAGAGGGACGGAGCTGCTGTTGCTATAAATGCTGTATCCGCTCCCACCGCTGCTGTCAGTGAGCGTGTTGTCTTTGTATGAGATGCACCCCGAGCTCCCACCCAGGCCAGGATCTCCGTCTCGCTCCCCGGTGCTCCCACTCCTACTGCTGCCCTGGCTGGGAGCGAGGCTAGCGCTGCGCTCCGGTTCTAACGGACCGGCCTCCCTGCTGGATTTAGCCGCACCGGCCACGGCCCTGTCCTTGTCAGGCTGCCTGCAGGGAGTGCTGTTGGAGCTGATGACTGCAGACACACGTAGTGGCACAGACACGGCAAAGGGCTCCGAGATGTTAAGTGCCTTCCGCTGGTGCCGTGGCGATGACTCAAGCGGGAAGAGGCTGCCAGGGAAGGAAGGGCGGGAGGAGCCGTTGTGGGCGGAACTGGAATACAGCATCCGTCTGTTTTTGGGGGAAGTGGGCTGGCAGCTGCCCAACTCGTCTCCTTTAAACACCTTCAACTGCTCAGGCAAGGACTTGTGcagagaggaggtggaggaggtgcttgctcctccttttttcttctCAGGGCTGCCCCCCGAGGCTCCGACAGTCCTCCTCAGGTCAACCTCCCAGGCCGGATCCGTCTCACTCAGGTCATAGTTCAGATCAGAGCCCAGGGTTCGAGATTTGACCTGTGGTACAAAGAAGCCATTCGCCCCACCACCTGTGCCAAACTTATCCACTTTGTCATCATCTGTGTAATACAAATGTATGGATTTTATGAAGTCAAATACCACTATAAAATATCATTGTCAA
The window above is part of the Denticeps clupeoides chromosome 6, fDenClu1.1, whole genome shotgun sequence genome. Proteins encoded here:
- the arhgap31 gene encoding rho GTPase-activating protein 31; the protein is MKNKAAKQKSKRKGSENVFGCDLTEHLQNSGQDVPQVLKTCGEFIEKHGIVDGIYRLSGITSNIQRLRQEFISELCPDLTKEVYLQDIHCVGSLCKLYFRELPNPLLTYELYKKFTDAVSVKGEHEQLQYIQGVIRELPVSHFRTLEYLSKHLAHLATLSHQTNMHARNLALVWAPNLLRSKDIELSSCNGDSAFLEVRVQQTVVEFILNHTDQIFDHGDETVKTKGPSLSCGEKYATLPAMTQCGPMKLMSLEEAQARSLCPDHPARRERPRENSLPDASTSTLYHTVIDLSDSKRKFSGKSKKWKSIFSLGRSVADSKGKLSRNGSVFMRAQNISEKPSIRPSKSMDSLCSLPTDDDKVDKFGTGGGANGFFVPQVKSRTLGSDLNYDLSETDPAWEVDLRRTVGASGGSPEKKKGGASTSSTSSLHKSLPEQLKVFKGDELGSCQPTSPKNRRMLYSSSAHNGSSRPSFPGSLFPLESSPRHQRKALNISEPFAVSVPLRVSAVISSNSTPCRQPDKDRAVAGAAKSSREAGPLEPERSASLAPSQGSSRSGSTGERDGDPGLGGSSGCISYKDNTLTDSSGGSGYSIYSNSSSVPLEKEEVREEKTSESEKARTVCTDGTDLQLPHLLQTMESGKERPPSPGKQLENQPAQNPESQTTAHLDLDSVGLMNDELKITEPDNILEDLLKPDNVLKKLPGSDIRLQPGARAKRRSSLPSHALLPKSLSALPVKPLISTNPVPERQLSFERGWIFGEYSDVTNDGKNKDENRKVLASSIQLSPLIHMKETDILQDIDPWPVLAPCSEPREILVDQQTRTEQPGNAVSDVTTHANGLGDASRRTDEKDKRPSEQEKEGGGDVGKRNPDTKLIENVKRVSKCMEERRLTLELPHQDEEDSGGGHLGGLDQVEPWEDFSSTKQWVTSPLHSPKIEDLFQKDASNSVNAVSESVPNVPSATSPSPDSITPGTGMSPGPKPTQPFAGCICQSSGHKSETKLEVLQPPCSTASSVQDEATKLPRRNSCNQKTKNTAALQRFHRQASHEPHHNERREEKIGSRHRPYSLNLDLGQRCIRDISNQQNLDTQEPSSLHRGSATPSGSNLSGLSLELEMFLGDRQAPVRRNSAPVSVSSVRTAFMIKTCQAKAVPVIPPKIQYSQIPHPVQEQGREQKKGPEKEKPGPLPLSQPAKDSKDELENREPASRMIRSGSSSDKSLETCKALPIASELPVLRRKRSSNGETSVEGPRPERPSLLQRSSFRNRPRPQSLIIFSPPFPSMDYASAGDDGRLLLSPIKSPTETSALEVFTKGLVDNIKTPEGVTLRNKMTLPKSGQRLETSTSCFYQPQRRSMIFDNRSNRQIE